The following are from one region of the Candidatus Binatia bacterium genome:
- a CDS encoding methylmalonyl-CoA mutase family protein produces the protein MKPVAPGASPALGLPGEAPFLRGVHPLMYRSRLWTMRQYAGFGDADASNARYRYLLAHGQTGLSVAFDLPTQMGYDSDHPRASGEVGRTGVAIATLEDMERLLDQIPLDRVSLSMTINATAMILLALVVAVADRRGVAREKLSGTVQNDVLKEYIARGTYIYPPAASLKIATDLFEFGADEVPQWNTISVSGYHIREAGSTAVQEVAYTLANGLAYVAAAVDRGLPVDRFAPRVSFFFNAHNDFLEEIAKFRAARRLWARLMEERFHPADPNSLKLRFHAQTAGSTLTAQQPHNNIARVAVQALAAVLGGCQSLHTNSFDEAISLPSEEAATVALRTQQLLAYESGVAATVDPVGGATEIEAMTDRIEREARAEIETIDGMGGAVTGIERGYQARKIEESAYETQKEIDRGEQVIVGVNRFGDRDDMGRPSFLLDPGLEKAQAARVRAFKAKRDAALAAQAAGRVEETARREGNLMPAVIDAVKAGVTLGEISDALRRVYRTYDPSR, from the coding sequence ATGAAGCCCGTGGCTCCGGGCGCTTCCCCCGCGCTGGGCCTCCCCGGCGAGGCTCCGTTCCTGCGCGGCGTCCACCCGCTGATGTACCGCTCGCGGCTCTGGACGATGCGCCAGTACGCGGGATTCGGAGACGCCGATGCCTCGAACGCGCGCTACCGCTACCTGCTTGCGCACGGCCAGACCGGTCTCTCCGTCGCGTTCGATCTCCCCACGCAGATGGGATACGACTCCGACCACCCCCGCGCCTCGGGCGAGGTGGGGCGCACCGGCGTCGCGATCGCCACGCTCGAGGACATGGAGCGGCTCCTCGACCAGATCCCGCTCGACCGGGTGAGCCTCTCCATGACGATCAACGCGACGGCGATGATCCTGCTCGCGCTGGTCGTCGCCGTGGCGGACCGCCGCGGGGTCGCGCGCGAGAAGCTCTCCGGCACGGTGCAGAACGACGTGCTCAAGGAATACATTGCGCGCGGCACCTACATCTATCCTCCCGCCGCCTCGCTCAAGATCGCGACTGACCTGTTCGAGTTCGGAGCCGACGAGGTGCCCCAGTGGAACACGATCTCGGTGAGCGGCTACCACATCCGCGAGGCGGGCTCGACGGCGGTGCAGGAGGTGGCCTACACGCTGGCGAACGGGCTCGCCTACGTCGCCGCCGCGGTGGACCGCGGACTTCCGGTGGACCGGTTCGCGCCGCGCGTTTCCTTCTTCTTCAACGCCCATAACGATTTTCTGGAGGAGATCGCCAAGTTCCGCGCGGCGCGCCGCCTCTGGGCGAGGCTCATGGAGGAGCGGTTCCACCCGGCCGACCCGAATTCGCTCAAGCTCCGCTTCCACGCGCAGACGGCGGGCTCCACGCTGACCGCGCAGCAGCCTCACAACAACATCGCGCGGGTCGCGGTCCAGGCGCTGGCCGCGGTGCTCGGCGGCTGCCAGTCGCTGCACACGAACTCGTTCGACGAGGCGATCTCGCTCCCGAGCGAGGAGGCGGCGACCGTCGCGCTCCGCACGCAGCAGCTCCTGGCCTACGAGTCCGGGGTGGCCGCCACCGTGGATCCCGTGGGCGGCGCTACGGAGATCGAGGCCATGACCGACCGGATCGAGCGCGAGGCGCGCGCGGAGATCGAGACGATCGACGGGATGGGCGGCGCGGTGACCGGCATCGAGCGCGGCTACCAGGCCCGGAAGATCGAAGAGAGCGCCTACGAGACCCAGAAGGAAATCGACCGCGGCGAGCAGGTCATCGTCGGCGTGAACCGCTTCGGCGACCGTGACGACATGGGCCGGCCCTCGTTCCTGCTCGATCCCGGGCTGGAAAAAGCGCAGGCGGCCCGCGTGCGCGCGTTCAAGGCGAAGCGCGACGCGGCGCTCGCGGCCCAGGCGGCCGGGCGCGTGGAAGAGACCGCGCGCCGGGAGGGAAACCTCATGCCCGCCGTGATCGACGCCGTGAAGGCGGGGGTCACGTTGGGCGAGATCAGCGACGCGCTCCGCCGCGTGTACCGGACCTATGATCCGTCGCGCTGA
- a CDS encoding undecaprenyl-diphosphate phosphatase, translating into MTPIQAAILGIVEGLTEFLPVSSTGHLILAGHAMGLSGSAVDAFEIVIQAGALLAVVWLYRARIGEIVAGIFRNNAGGRALLIRLIVAFLPAAVVGLLTHSWIKEHLFGPRPVAIALLLGGIAILVVERLRHRAREPIAAVVTEIPLWGALVIGLAQVLSLWPGTSRAMVTILAALLVGATPVVAAEFSFLLALPTLGAATLFDLAKHHDELLGPALGGPAPLVIGLATAAIVAAIAISGFLAYLTRRGLAPFGWYRIVIGAVLIAVLWTHPGALG; encoded by the coding sequence ATGACCCCGATCCAGGCCGCCATCCTTGGCATCGTCGAGGGGCTCACCGAATTCCTTCCCGTCTCCTCCACCGGTCACCTCATTCTCGCGGGCCACGCCATGGGCCTTTCCGGCAGCGCCGTGGACGCCTTCGAGATCGTGATCCAGGCGGGTGCCTTGCTCGCCGTGGTGTGGCTCTATCGCGCGAGGATCGGCGAGATCGTGGCCGGGATCTTCCGGAACAACGCCGGCGGACGCGCGCTCCTGATCCGGCTGATCGTGGCGTTCCTTCCGGCGGCCGTGGTCGGACTGCTCACGCACTCGTGGATCAAGGAGCACCTCTTCGGCCCGCGCCCGGTCGCGATCGCGCTGCTGCTCGGCGGGATCGCGATCCTCGTCGTGGAGCGGCTGCGCCATCGCGCGCGCGAGCCGATCGCGGCGGTGGTCACCGAGATCCCTCTCTGGGGCGCGCTCGTGATCGGCCTCGCGCAGGTGCTCTCGCTCTGGCCGGGCACGTCGCGCGCCATGGTCACGATCCTCGCGGCGCTGCTCGTCGGCGCCACGCCGGTCGTGGCCGCCGAATTCTCCTTCCTGCTCGCGCTCCCCACCCTGGGCGCGGCGACCCTGTTCGACCTGGCGAAGCACCATGACGAGCTGCTGGGCCCCGCCCTGGGAGGGCCCGCGCCGCTGGTGATCGGACTCGCGACGGCGGCCATCGTGGCCGCGATCGCGATCAGCGGCTTCCTCGCCTACCTCACCCGGCGCGGTCTGGCGCCGTTCGGGTGGTATCGGATCGTGATCGGTGCCGTGCTGATCGCCGTTCTCTGGACGCACCCGGGAGCGCTCGGGTGA
- a CDS encoding acetyl-CoA carboxylase biotin carboxylase subunit, with product MRAIHKVLVANRGEIAIRVCRTLREMGIASVAVFSEADREAAHVYAADEALLLGPAAASQSYLNVEAVLGAAKRAGADAIHPGYGFLSESAAFAEAVAQAGLVWIGPAAEAVRAMGDKVRARALAIRAGVPVLPGTEGPIADPVELRRAAEPIGYPVVLKAAAGGGGKGMRRVNRPEEFESAVRLTQGEARNAFGDDRLYLERWLEKPRHIEVQVFGDAHGSVIALGERDCSIQRRHQKVVEESPSPALAPEKRQELWDLGVRAARAGGYTNAGTAEFLMDARGNFYFLEMNARLQVEHPVTEMVLGMDLVREQVRVARGERLTLTQDQVRPRGAAIEFRIYAEDPSAGFLPQAGTVRRLQLPSGPGIRVDFGVREGGLVPFHYDPLIGKIIVGGATREEAVARARRALAECRIEGIPTTLPFHLWLLEQAAFVDGSYDTSYLAHHFHGLEPPPAGPEEDQAAVLAALFAHLEAATPRVPYYAPTESRWRSGAALRAEPRDGGRR from the coding sequence GCGGCGCACGTCTACGCCGCCGACGAGGCGCTACTCCTGGGCCCCGCCGCCGCGTCGCAGAGCTACCTGAACGTCGAGGCGGTCCTCGGCGCGGCGAAGCGCGCCGGCGCCGACGCCATCCACCCCGGCTACGGGTTCCTCTCCGAGTCGGCGGCCTTCGCGGAAGCGGTGGCGCAGGCCGGGCTCGTCTGGATCGGTCCCGCCGCGGAGGCCGTCCGCGCCATGGGGGACAAGGTGCGCGCCCGCGCGCTCGCCATCCGCGCAGGCGTGCCGGTCCTTCCCGGCACGGAGGGCCCGATCGCCGATCCGGTCGAGCTGCGCCGCGCGGCCGAGCCGATCGGCTACCCCGTCGTGCTCAAGGCCGCCGCCGGCGGCGGCGGCAAGGGGATGCGCCGCGTGAACCGGCCCGAGGAGTTCGAGAGCGCGGTGCGGCTCACCCAGGGCGAGGCGCGGAACGCCTTCGGCGACGACCGCCTCTACCTGGAGCGCTGGCTGGAGAAGCCGCGCCACATCGAGGTCCAGGTGTTCGGCGACGCGCACGGCTCGGTGATCGCGCTGGGCGAGCGCGACTGCTCCATCCAGCGGCGGCATCAGAAGGTGGTCGAGGAGTCTCCCTCTCCGGCCCTCGCGCCGGAGAAGCGCCAGGAGCTCTGGGATCTGGGCGTGCGCGCGGCGCGCGCCGGCGGCTACACGAACGCGGGCACGGCCGAATTCCTGATGGACGCCCGCGGCAACTTCTATTTCCTCGAGATGAACGCGCGCCTGCAGGTCGAGCACCCGGTCACGGAGATGGTGCTGGGGATGGACCTGGTGCGCGAGCAGGTGCGGGTCGCGCGCGGCGAGCGGCTCACGCTCACGCAGGACCAGGTGCGGCCGCGCGGCGCCGCGATCGAATTCCGGATTTACGCCGAGGACCCCTCGGCCGGCTTCCTCCCCCAGGCGGGGACGGTGCGGCGCCTGCAGCTTCCCTCGGGACCGGGGATCCGCGTGGATTTCGGCGTGCGCGAGGGTGGACTCGTTCCGTTCCACTACGATCCGCTCATCGGGAAGATCATCGTGGGGGGAGCCACGCGCGAGGAGGCGGTCGCGCGCGCGCGCCGCGCCCTGGCCGAATGCCGGATCGAGGGGATCCCGACGACGCTCCCCTTCCACCTCTGGCTGCTGGAGCAGGCTGCGTTCGTCGATGGCAGCTACGACACATCCTATCTGGCGCACCATTTCCACGGACTCGAGCCTCCTCCCGCGGGGCCGGAGGAGGATCAGGCGGCGGTGCTCGCCGCGCTCTTCGCGCACCTCGAGGCGGCCACGCCTCGAGTGCCCTACTACGCGCCGACCGAGAGCCGTTGGCGCTCGGGAGCGGCCCTCCGGGCCGAGCCGCGCGACGGAGGCCGGCGTTGA
- a CDS encoding biotin/lipoyl-containing protein, protein MIVERDGRERLIVIEPSGAGYAALFDGRRLHVEGQVGGAMRVLLDGRPVEATVRREGPDVLVALHGREYAFRTRDARAPRLGRRGGGADRTRGELHAPMPGLVVEVLAQVGDVVDAGRPLVVVEAMKMQNAFVAPLSGRITRIEVKPGMPVESGQLLLAVTPGGD, encoded by the coding sequence GTGATCGTCGAGCGCGACGGGCGGGAGCGGCTGATCGTGATCGAGCCGAGCGGCGCCGGATACGCGGCGCTCTTCGACGGCCGCCGCCTGCACGTCGAGGGGCAGGTTGGAGGCGCGATGCGGGTGCTCCTGGACGGGCGCCCGGTCGAAGCCACGGTGCGCCGCGAGGGCCCCGACGTCCTCGTGGCTCTCCATGGCCGCGAGTACGCCTTCCGCACCCGCGACGCGCGGGCGCCCAGGCTGGGCCGCCGCGGCGGCGGCGCCGACCGGACCCGAGGCGAGCTGCACGCGCCGATGCCCGGCCTGGTCGTGGAGGTTCTCGCGCAGGTGGGCGACGTGGTGGACGCCGGGCGCCCGCTCGTCGTGGTCGAGGCGATGAAGATGCAGAACGCTTTCGTCGCGCCGCTCTCCGGCCGCATCACCCGCATCGAGGTGAAGCCCGGAATGCCGGTCGAGTCCGGGCAGCTTCTGCTCGCGGTGACGCCCGGTGGCGATTGA
- the mce gene encoding methylmalonyl-CoA epimerase, protein MIRGLAHVGIAVRSLEPAIERWTKGLGFKLESTETIEVLGLRLAFLRAGDAVIELLEPTEPDAVVAKYLERRGEGIHHLSFFVDDLEAALRDAEAAGLALIDRTPRAGSHGTQIAFLHPGSLGGVLVELCRKQGA, encoded by the coding sequence ATGATCCGGGGCCTCGCCCACGTCGGCATCGCCGTGCGCTCGCTGGAGCCCGCGATCGAGCGCTGGACGAAGGGTCTTGGCTTCAAGCTCGAGAGCACCGAGACCATCGAGGTCCTGGGACTGCGCCTGGCCTTCCTGCGCGCCGGCGACGCGGTGATCGAGCTGCTCGAGCCGACCGAACCCGACGCGGTGGTCGCGAAGTACCTCGAGCGGCGCGGCGAAGGGATCCATCACCTCTCCTTCTTCGTGGACGACCTGGAGGCCGCGCTTCGCGACGCCGAGGCCGCGGGGCTCGCGCTGATCGACCGCACGCCGCGCGCGGGAAGCCACGGAACCCAGATCGCGTTCCTCCATCCGGGATCGCTTGGCGGCGTGCTGGTGGAGCTCTGCCGGAAGCAGGGGGCCTAG